CACTTTGTAACACATACTTAATAATGATAATTCCAACGACTATTCTTTAATTCTTTGTGTTTTTAGGCCtttggtgttacattttgtctTGGGTTTGGAACCTAGTTTTATAGCAGCTTCTGACGCGCATTGTGACGATCGTCTTAGTTCAATGTTTGAGAAAACTTCAATGTTAACGCTTTCATTGGTACTTATCCAAGAGTTGAGAAATTATACCAACAACGTGGCTTACTCATCTTATCATCATTTCGGTTTTATATATGCTCCTTAAACTTTGGGACTTCCGCAAACTTACTACGCTTAACTCGGGCACACAACATTGAAAAATTACAATCGTTACATCGAATTTGCTTTTTTCTTGCTAATTGAATGATATTGAATTTGTTATAGTTGTAGATGTTGTCTTATAGACTTTTATATGTACTTAGCAATgctatgtttttttaacaaaatgtattatatgatgtGGTGCAAATGTGCAATGATGCGTTGGACATTGTATATCTATATTGATATCGTGTCGGCTTTTAAATTtgttatcatataatttaatcGATATtgatcatttttataaaatttatgtatattaaaagTTCGAAGCCGGGAAGATTATTTGGAGTATAAAGTTatgattaacaacaatttaaggCGTGCTTATTAAAAAacacaatttataatattatgatgcATCTGAAGTAACGAATCAGCTCATTTGCCTCTTAACTACATATTTGACTGCAGAAAATACCTGcaaagtattttaattttttttttgctaaatcaaagtattttaatttttagtgtCGTCAACAATGAAATTGTGATCACAATTGTATCAAATAAAGTTTACTGATTCGTAGATTCCATTTTGCAGCAAGTTGCTATTTTTTCACTCAGGGACCATGCAATGCGGAAAGCTActtccattttgttgtggaaaGACTGGAAGATCAAATTTGCAAGAGGGATCTGTCATGTACTCTCTAACAGCGCATTGCCTACAAAGCCATCAACCTCTTACAGACTATTAGTTAAAAGCAACAACTGTAGCATACTCTAATTCTTGAAATCCTTATCACTGGCAACAACAAAAAGTTGAACAAGAACCTACTATAAGTCTGGACATCCTTATCATTAGCAACAGCATAAACTCCCAACTTAAACAAGAACCTAGTAACTGCACTAAAATCATGGCTATAgcagcaagaagcagaagccCTTGCATTATACATTAAAattcactcacaagttctgattgaagaatAAAACAGGTTCAGAAACAATCTTCCACGAGATATTCCTTGGTAACATAGCCTCATAAGGCTTTGTAATTTGCCTTGTCTTACAGCACTAATATTTCAAGAAAGATATCAATCAAGAGGCCTTGTCATTTGCCTTGTCCGCTGGTGGATCTAATGCAGCCTTTTTCATTGGACTAGAATCTGTTGATTCTGAGTGCATTACGACTCTCTTGACTCCTCTTCCCACCACACCAAGATGGGTTACTTCTGCAGCTCCATTTGTGTGAGCTGTGGAAATAGTGGGGGACTCCAAATTACCAGAGGTAGCAGCACCAAACCGCGAGGAGCTTACTCCAGCAGAAGAAGCACCCTTTTCCATGCCTTTCGCCTGAGCAGCTAATATTGCCATCAAATCTGGGAGTACAGGTGCCGGAGGATTTGAGGCAAGCAGCTGCATATCTTCAAGCTGTAATCAAACTATAACAGTTAGTGGACGGAATGCACCCAAGATAACAAACCACCAAGCTACACTATCATATTGCCTAGAAGCACTTGCCTTTTTTTCCAGATCACCTAATAGGCTGGTAAGCGtttctatttctttttctttatctgCAGCAGATTCAAGAGGAACGCTAGAAGAGATCTCAACACTCTGATTTGATACAGGAGAATTTAAAGCTGATGGATTCTGTGCTTCATCCATTAGACGCTTAATTCTGGAATTGCAAATTGAAATAGCCTTTTGGCAATATGGGATTGCTTCCTGAGTTTTGTCGCCAATTTCCAAGCACAGACTTATTCTGAAATTTCTGAATCCTGTTAAGGCATAGCACTTAAAACCAGAAAACGACTGCTCCCTGTTAGAGGTAATGATTTTTACTATTGTGGttgatttttttagtaaaaactAAAGAGCATGAACTCCAAGCATGCTAATCACTActctttcaatattttttattcaaaaaagaaaattttaaaaataatacttttaactatgCGGTCGAAGCACTTTAAACTGCCTGCCAAGAAGTTAAGTGACTATCATTTCTAGACAGAGGGAGGATTACATATTCTGGAACAGATTTGTGTATAATAATAGCACCGCTACTAAACTAATGCTAAGAATTCATCTGAAGTTGGGATTTTCCATCAAGACTTCAATTTCAAAATATGTCTTCGGAGTAAATTTTTACTATAAAACTTAGAGACATAAGCAATAGAGGCAACAAAGCAACAGAATCAGATTCAGTCTCACAATATCAAAGGATACAGTGAAGCAATCTGTCGACTATCTGGCTCAGCCAAGCGTTCTAACATTGACAAAGCTTTCAAATAATCGCTAGTGGAAGCTTCAATATCCTCTGCACAAGAAAAGTAATAGCCATGCAGCTAAGAATCTTactaaaatcaaattaaaatgttAGCACACATGTAGTGATGTAAATGTAACTTTCAAAACTATATTGTCTCTTTCAACAGACCTCTTTCCAAAGACACCTCAGCCAAAGCCGACAGTATATCAACCTTTTCCATTGTGTCAACAGAGTCTTTTTCAGCAATTGCCCTGGCTATATCCAGCATTTTCCATGCCAAATCCAAGTCAGACTCATCTTCATCTGCTTCACCGAGGTCCTCTGTATCACTACCGTTGTCATCCTCACACTCATCTTTTCCAGCATCATCTGTTTCCCAGAAGGAAATTTAAACAATGAAGGGGGTAGGAGGGGTATGTAAGCATATATGctgttcatattttatatttacccATTCCGTAAGTGAACAAACAAAGCAAAATGTCAAGTACATAAATAAGCAAACAAAATGTATGACATAAAATAGTGCATAGAGACAACTGGTTATCTCACTCGCACCATCAATTCAACTaataaattggaataaaatttcACAGGTCTCTTCAAGTAAAAATCTCCTTTCAACTTCATGTAAATATAGGAGTGAAAAGTGACTGCATACTCGCAACTTTAGCTAACTGACCAAATATACATACACAATACAACACTCGCTTCAGCTGAATTTGATCATTTTCATGCTGTGAAATAGTGGTAGACTTGATAGTAACCACTCAGAAAGAGGATCCTAAATACATTATATAACATCCACGGGGATTTCTGCAAGGTGTTTGTTTTTAactgatttcaaaaaaatataagcacttatttcAGGAATAAGTACAGTTTCCATTATTCCTGAAAAATATTTGCTTATTATGTGTTTTGGCAAATTTTCATCTGCTAGAAAACCGGTGGTATGATATCTCTTCAGTTCCCATCCCTTGAATAATCTGATGACGAATTTCTAATGGTGAAGATAAGAGTTTACATGCATGGTCTTCAGATAAAAGGGTCCTTAAGTGACTTCTTGACACATTTTGTCATTAACAAGGCACAAGAAATTTATACAGATTTTCCCAGTACAAACTGCTGTTAAAGATGACCAGAAATCAGTGAGACCTCGAATATTTAAAATTCTGCATGGGAACAGTGGAGCACAGAATGCTAATGAGCTAACAAAGTGAGAATCAATAACATAAAATCTCAAACGGTAACACTCACCTTCATTGAGCACCTCATCCTGATGGGTTGAACTCCCATTTTTGCTGGCATCAACTACAACAGATGTTGCAGAAGATTCAACACTCTTTACACTCCTTAGAGATCCATCCTTGTCATCAGAATTTTCATAAGGTTTCTCTTTTTTTGGCACAGCACCTAGGACATCAGCCTCATCCTGGGCTTTATATAGCAGTGCACGACCATACTTGAAGTAAGCATTGACACATTCAGGAGAAAGTTCTCCATAATGTGAAGCTCTGGAAGTATTATATACCAAGACcaataaaatttgtatcaaaaaattattggaAGAAAATATAGGATTATCAGAAACATTCATGCTCATACATAAAGAGAAAGCAGTGCTGAAAATAAGATACATGGAACCACTATAACAACACatggtaaaaaaaatttaatgcaAAGTATGACTACTACCAAATTATAGGAAATTTGTACGGACATACAATTGTGAACCTTCTATTAATCATAGAAATTGataaatttagaataaaaacTGTAACAACTCTTACGAGAAAGTCAATTCCAGGATATTTACTAGAACATGAAACAGTATATATGGAACCCGCCATAGTCCAAATTCTAAAAATGACAATCCGGTGAAAAGAAAATACCGATTTTTGGGAATTTTGAGGGGATGAGAATTCTAAGCTTGTGGCTAGGTTATCAACATATTCTTAACACTATATAATCTGGTTTACAAGTATAAAATCCCAATACATTTCTATCTCTCAGTAACATTAACATTAATCAGCACATAAATTCGAAAACTCTAAAATGTAAATACGAACCAGCCACAGAAACCGAAATTAAGTAGCAACAACCAGAGAATTAAAAACACAGCAACACAACAAAAATGTTCACATCACAGCCGAAAGTCGACAAGCAAATAAAAccgtaaaaccctaattgaAAAGAGAAGAGGGACCTGATTTCTAGGGCACGGCTATAACAATCAGAGGCTTCAGCATAATCCTGGTCCTTAGAAGCTTTGT
This genomic window from Daucus carota subsp. sativus chromosome 7, DH1 v3.0, whole genome shotgun sequence contains:
- the LOC108196881 gene encoding NASP-related protein sim3, whose product is MADEIAHELAELEALAPLDPVETQAGSVEATIESNAVGGTESTCNTTKQPVAESSDPENLNSLKQADELMEKGDKASKDQDYAEASDCYSRALEIRASHYGELSPECVNAYFKYGRALLYKAQDEADVLGAVPKKEKPYENSDDKDGSLRSVKSVESSATSVVVDASKNGSSTHQDEVLNEDDAGKDECEDDNGSDTEDLGEADEDESDLDLAWKMLDIARAIAEKDSVDTMEKVDILSALAEVSLEREDIEASTSDYLKALSMLERLAEPDSRQIASLNFRISLCLEIGDKTQEAIPYCQKAISICNSRIKRLMDEAQNPSALNSPVSNQSVEISSSVPLESAADKEKEIETLTSLLGDLEKKLEDMQLLASNPPAPVLPDLMAILAAQAKGMEKGASSAGVSSSRFGAATSGNLESPTISTAHTNGAAEVTHLGVVGRGVKRVVMHSESTDSSPMKKAALDPPADKANDKAS